Proteins found in one Quercus robur chromosome 2, dhQueRobu3.1, whole genome shotgun sequence genomic segment:
- the LOC126712143 gene encoding uncharacterized protein LOC126712143 isoform X4, giving the protein MVTLSLLQWQKVPASGRHRHISPKPLPVQELLKLGLDYMGVKHKKMMGKLRRFCRASLFKGDSDFVGVMIYTVFVLKYSLLPGDTARLLLHLSRPHEPHWF; this is encoded by the exons ATGGTCACTCTCTCACTCCTTCAGTGGCAAAAAGTGCCAGCCTCCGGCCGCCACCGTCATATATCGCCAAAGCCACTACCAGTGCAG gaatTATTGAAGCTTGGCTTAGACTATATGGGAGtgaaacacaagaaaatgatgGGAAAGTTAAGAAGATTCTGCCGTGCGAGCCTTTTCAAAGGCGATTCTGACTTTGTTGGTGTCATG ATCTACACTGTATTTGTACTTAAGTACAGTTTGCTGCCAG GCGATACAGCAAGACTTCTTTTGCATCTCTCACGCCCACATGAACCACATT
- the LOC126712143 gene encoding uncharacterized protein LOC126712143 isoform X2, which translates to MVTLSLLQWQKVPASGRHRHISPKPLPVQELLKLGLDYMGVKHKKMMGKLRRFCRASLFKGDSDFVGVMIYTVFVLKYSLLPGDTARLLLHLSRPHEPHCECPFCVFLTFSLFILLLVLEIFCILHCVCDKLQWLDVKYLVTIYTFVFCLKLYYKLKILVGDYVICSPKHL; encoded by the exons ATGGTCACTCTCTCACTCCTTCAGTGGCAAAAAGTGCCAGCCTCCGGCCGCCACCGTCATATATCGCCAAAGCCACTACCAGTGCAG gaatTATTGAAGCTTGGCTTAGACTATATGGGAGtgaaacacaagaaaatgatgGGAAAGTTAAGAAGATTCTGCCGTGCGAGCCTTTTCAAAGGCGATTCTGACTTTGTTGGTGTCATG ATCTACACTGTATTTGTACTTAAGTACAGTTTGCTGCCAG GCGATACAGCAAGACTTCTTTTGCATCTCTCACGCCCACATGAACCACATTGTGAGTGtcctttttgtgtttttcttacTTTCTCTTTGTTTATATTGCTCTTGGTATTGGAAATTTTTTGTATACTTCATTGTGTGTGTGATAAATTACAGTGGTTAGATGTTAAATACTTAGTAACTATTTATacatttgtattttgtttaaagttgTACTACAAGTTGAAGATTTTGGTTGGTGACTATGTTATTTGCTCCCCAAAGCATTTGTAA